One genomic window of Halobellus limi includes the following:
- a CDS encoding (2Fe-2S)-binding protein → MTDEREITLTINGTERTLEVEPRRLLVHAIREDLDMTGTHIGCDTGNCGACTVLRDGEPIKSCMMFATQADGSEIMTVEGMEDLPEAGEELHPLQEGFHEEHGLQCGYCTPGMLMSGKALLDENPDPDEGEIRDAISGNLCRCTGYQNIVRSIEYAAERLDEKAAADGGTVAESSGDSPVAGDGDSANAADPTRAPTATEEAAAGEFDCGVENCCGGPASDATHVEGADPQFERVPEEGDDHGTGRSDGGGTEEADDQ, encoded by the coding sequence GTGACTGACGAACGCGAAATCACGCTGACGATCAACGGAACCGAACGCACGCTCGAAGTCGAACCGCGACGCCTGCTCGTCCACGCGATCCGCGAGGACCTCGACATGACGGGCACGCACATCGGCTGCGACACCGGCAACTGCGGGGCCTGCACGGTCCTGCGGGACGGCGAACCGATCAAGTCCTGTATGATGTTCGCCACGCAGGCCGACGGCAGCGAGATCATGACCGTCGAGGGGATGGAGGACCTCCCCGAGGCCGGCGAGGAACTCCACCCGCTTCAGGAGGGGTTCCACGAGGAACACGGCCTGCAGTGCGGGTACTGTACGCCCGGGATGTTGATGTCGGGGAAGGCGCTGCTGGATGAGAACCCCGACCCCGACGAGGGGGAGATCCGCGACGCGATCAGCGGCAACCTCTGTCGGTGCACCGGCTATCAGAACATCGTGCGGTCGATCGAGTACGCCGCCGAACGGCTCGACGAGAAGGCGGCAGCCGACGGCGGAACCGTCGCGGAGAGCAGCGGCGACAGCCCGGTCGCGGGCGACGGCGACAGCGCGAACGCGGCCGACCCGACGCGAGCGCCGACGGCGACCGAGGAGGCGGCGGCCGGCGAGTTCGACTGCGGCGTCGAGAACTGCTGTGGCGGCCCCGCTTCCGACGCGACACACGTCGAAGGCGCGGACCCGCAGTTCGAGCGCGTACCCGAGGAGGGCGACGATCACGGAACCGGGCGGAGCGACGGCGGCGGAACCGAGG
- a CDS encoding FAD binding domain-containing protein — protein MKAAPFEHHEPTSVSQAVSLIESLDEPTILAGGQSLVPMLRFRLARPDTVVDINGIDELDYLREEDGYLKMGALARHADVEDDELIEEKYGSFADAAPLVADPQIRNRGTIVGSIAQADPKGDWGSILIAHDGEVVAAGPDGERTIPIDELFLLPYDTSLGEDELITEARVPTPEEREGSAYHKLKRKTGDYAMAGVAARLILDEDGRIETAGIGMTAVDITNARAADAEERLEGERPGADLFKSAGELAAEQSNPESDEHGDASYKERMVEVLTQRALGDAAERAGVTKRRATP, from the coding sequence ATGAAAGCGGCACCGTTCGAACACCACGAGCCGACGTCGGTCAGTCAGGCAGTGAGCCTCATCGAGAGCCTCGACGAGCCGACGATCCTCGCGGGCGGGCAGAGCCTGGTTCCGATGCTCCGGTTCCGGCTCGCCCGTCCGGACACGGTCGTCGACATCAACGGCATCGACGAACTCGACTACCTCCGCGAGGAGGACGGCTACCTCAAGATGGGCGCGCTCGCGCGCCACGCCGACGTCGAGGACGACGAGCTGATCGAGGAGAAGTACGGGAGCTTCGCGGACGCGGCCCCGCTGGTCGCGGATCCGCAGATCCGAAACCGCGGGACGATCGTCGGATCGATCGCGCAGGCCGACCCGAAGGGCGACTGGGGGTCGATCCTCATCGCCCACGACGGCGAGGTCGTCGCCGCGGGTCCCGACGGCGAGCGGACGATCCCCATCGACGAGCTGTTCCTGCTCCCGTACGACACCTCCCTCGGCGAGGACGAACTCATCACGGAGGCGCGCGTCCCGACCCCCGAAGAGCGGGAGGGCAGCGCCTACCACAAACTGAAACGGAAGACCGGTGACTACGCGATGGCCGGCGTCGCGGCCCGGCTGATCCTCGACGAAGACGGACGAATCGAGACGGCGGGCATCGGGATGACCGCGGTTGATATCACCAACGCGCGCGCCGCCGACGCCGAGGAGCGTCTCGAAGGCGAGCGACCCGGCGCCGACCTGTTCAAATCGGCGGGGGAACTGGCGGCCGAGCAGTCGAACCCCGAGTCGGACGAACACGGCGACGCGTCGTACAAGGAGCGGATGGTGGAGGTGCTGACCCAGCGGGCGCTCGGCGACGCCGCCGAACGTGCGGGGGTCACGAAACGGAGGGCAACACCGTGA
- a CDS encoding CoxG family protein, which yields MEFDGEFELDSVPPEKAWIVLSDPMAVRDSLKGCRYITPMDDDFNFDEYEAEEDVEMLPDADPEVVAERAFVEGQKYAALMQVGVGSVKPRFETTVTIDERDGENFRMIATGGGDASGSSFSMESGMQIHELEDGEGSRIEWWTEADISGRIAQLGSRVINPVANKIVNNFFSSIEQQMTDVDEDTSSGVTDRLRNML from the coding sequence ATGGAATTTGACGGAGAGTTCGAGTTAGACAGCGTACCGCCCGAGAAAGCGTGGATCGTTCTGTCGGACCCGATGGCGGTCCGAGACTCGCTGAAGGGGTGTCGCTACATCACTCCAATGGACGACGACTTCAACTTCGACGAGTACGAGGCCGAAGAGGACGTCGAGATGCTGCCGGACGCGGACCCGGAGGTCGTCGCCGAGCGGGCCTTCGTCGAGGGGCAGAAGTACGCGGCGCTGATGCAGGTCGGCGTCGGGAGCGTGAAGCCGCGCTTCGAGACGACCGTCACCATCGACGAGCGCGACGGCGAGAACTTCAGGATGATCGCGACCGGCGGCGGCGACGCCTCCGGGAGCAGTTTCAGCATGGAGTCGGGGATGCAGATCCACGAGCTCGAAGACGGGGAGGGCTCCCGGATCGAGTGGTGGACCGAGGCCGACATCTCGGGGCGGATCGCCCAGCTCGGCTCGCGGGTCATCAACCCGGTCGCCAACAAGATCGTGAACAACTTCTTCAGTAGCATCGAGCAGCAGATGACGGACGTCGACGAGGACACGAGCTCCGGCGTCACCGACAGACTCAGGAACATGTTATGA